CCGGTCGACCGCCCGGGCCACCAGCCTGCTCCGGTCGACCGCCCGGCCCACCGGCCCCCTCCGGCCGACCCCCTCAGCCCACCGGAACCGTGGGCAGCGCCCCCGCCCACCCGGCCCGGCCCAAGGCGCTTCCTCCAGCCCACCCCACACACACGACAGCGGTGGGTGCGCCCCTTCCTCAGGGACGCCCCCACCGCCGTTTCTGCCTACCCGTTCACCACCACGGCCGTCAGCTGACCCCAGCCTCAGTCCGCGTGCGCCCCGTCACCCGAAGCCGCCGTTGCCGTTCCCGTTGTTCCCGGCGTTGGACTGACCCTGGACCCAGTTCTCCGGGATGCTGAAACCCGGGTTGGGGAACGTCGTCCCGCCGTCGGTGCCGCCGGTGAAGCCGTCGTCGTCGCCGCGGCCGTCACCGTTGCCGTTGTCGTCGCCGTTCCCGTTCCCGTTTCCGTTGCCGTTCCCATTGCCGTTGTCGTCGTCCCCGCGGTCGCGGTCCGGCCGCTCGTCGGGGATGAAGACGCGGTTGAAGTCGGGGGTCGGCTTGCCCTCCAGCGCGCCGGACATCATGTCGCGCCAGATCGGACCGGGGACTCGGCCACCGAAGACCTTGGCGTACCGTTCGCCGCCGATGGTGATGTTCACCATGCGGCGCTTGTGCGCGGGGTCGCCGACCCAGACCGCACCGGCCATGTTCGGGGTGTAGCCCACGAACCAGGCCGCGTACCGGAAGTCGGTCGTACCGGTCTTACCGGCGCTGGGGCGGCTGCTGCCGAGGCCGGCCTCCCTGCCCGTACCGTCCTCGACCACGCCCTCCAGCAGGGTGTTGATCGTGTCGGCCGTCTTCTCCGACATGGCACGCGAACACGTCGACTTCGGAACCTCCAGCGACTTCGACTTGTCCCCGATCCGCTGGGTGATCGAATCGATGGCGACCGGCGTGCAGTACATGCCGCGCACGGCGAAGGTGGCGTACGCGTTCGCCATGGTCAGCGGGGACATCTCCTGCGTGCCGAGCGCGATCGACGGGGCCTGGTCGATCTTGCGGCCGTCGGCCCGCTCCACACCCATCTGCTTGGCCATCTTCGTCACCGGGCAGATGCCGATGTCCGCGATCATCTGCACGAAGTAGGTGTTGACCGACAGCGCGGTCGCCTTCTCCATCGAGTACGGGCCGACCTCGCTCGCGCTCTCGTTCTCGAGCTTCGCGGCGCTGCTGCCGGTGCCGTTGCGCCAGGTGCCGCCGTCGCAGGTGGAGATCGGGCTCGGGTACGCCATCTGGTACGGCGCGGAGTAGATCTTCCCCGGGGACATGCCGTCCTCGATGGCCGCCGCGGCGACGATCGGCTTGAACGTCGAACCGGGCTGGTAGCCCGCTCCGCCACCCATCGACTCGTCGACCGAGAGGTTGATCGACGTCTCGTTCTTCTTGGTGTCGAGGCCGTACGGCCTCGACTGGCCCATGGCGAGGATCTTGCCGGTGCCGGGCTCCACGATCGTGGCGGCGGTGGCGACCTCGTCCTTCTGGTAGACGTGCTTCTTGATGGAGGCCTGGACCGACTTCTGGGCCTTCGGGTCCATCGTCGTCTGGATCGTCAGACCGCCCTGGTTCCAGATCTTGGCCCGCTTCTCCTTGGTCTTGCCGAAGATCGG
This genomic stretch from Streptomyces deccanensis harbors:
- a CDS encoding transglycosylase domain-containing protein; this encodes MPNKRSGGGLSATQQAAKFLGVSVLAGAVMAGIALPAVGALGLAAKGSVEGFDELPANLKQPPLSQRTTILDSKGDSIATVYSRDRTVVDLKEISPYMQQAIIAIEDARFYQHGAVDLKGVLRALNRNAREGGVAQGASTLTQQLVKNVAVEEAGDDPTLVAQATQQTLGRKINELKKAIQLEEELSKKKILENYLNITFFGQQAYGVEAASQRYFSKSAKDLDVEEAALLAGIVQSPSRYDPVNDPQEATKRRNTVLQRMADVGDISQTDADKAKEKPLGLDISKPKNGCITAVKGAGFFCDYVREIFLNDPIFGKTKEKRAKIWNQGGLTIQTTMDPKAQKSVQASIKKHVYQKDEVATAATIVEPGTGKILAMGQSRPYGLDTKKNETSINLSVDESMGGGAGYQPGSTFKPIVAAAAIEDGMSPGKIYSAPYQMAYPSPISTCDGGTWRNGTGSSAAKLENESASEVGPYSMEKATALSVNTYFVQMIADIGICPVTKMAKQMGVERADGRKIDQAPSIALGTQEMSPLTMANAYATFAVRGMYCTPVAIDSITQRIGDKSKSLEVPKSTCSRAMSEKTADTINTLLEGVVEDGTGREAGLGSSRPSAGKTGTTDFRYAAWFVGYTPNMAGAVWVGDPAHKRRMVNITIGGERYAKVFGGRVPGPIWRDMMSGALEGKPTPDFNRVFIPDERPDRDRGDDDNGNGNGNGNGNGNGDDNGNGDGRGDDDGFTGGTDGGTTFPNPGFSIPENWVQGQSNAGNNGNGNGGFG